DNA from Sulfodiicoccus acidiphilus:
TATGGAAGTGAGGAGCTAGCGGACACACGTTCTCTTCTAACCCCACTACGTCGTTCTATAGAGGATTCGGAGAAAGTTGTGAAGGTGAAACGTACGAGGGGTAGGCCATAGATAGGATCTCCGAAAATCCTTGAATTACCTCATTGAAAAAGGGCAAAAGCCCGTCCTTAGTTCTTCCCTAACCTCAGTCTGAGTAAACAGCTGTCTCTCACCTACTAGTGAAAAAGGTTATTAACATAAGGATCCATTAGTCTACGAGATTAAGTATGAGCAAACCCCCAGAAGGTGAGAAGTTCACAAGTTCTCACGGGAAGATGCTCTACATTTCTTTCCTCACCTACACGTTCGACATCCTCTTCTTCATTGCTCCAAGCTTCGTTATACCGTACCTCTCTAGGGAGATATACCCATCAGTGAACGTTGGTATCTCACTTCTGGTCACGTGGGGCGGATTCGCTGCAGGTGCCCTCTTCAGGCCCGTGGGAGCAGCCATCATTGGACCTAGGGTAGATACCATTGGAAGGAAGAGAACCCTCTACATTGCTCTAACGGGAGCCGCGATCGCGACAGCCCTATTAGCTGCCACGCCCACGTACAAACAGGTAGGCGTCCTAGCCCCAGTTGTCTACACCGTCCTCGTCATGATATCTGGGTTCTTCATAGGTGCGGTTGTGTCAGTGGGGTTAGTCTACGGCCCTGAAAACTTCCCAGAGAGACTCAGGGGTTTCCTCACAGGAGTATCTGAGTCTGGTGGTAGTCTAGCCCACACCATAGGTTCGCTCTGGCTGTTGTTGACAGCTGTATTAGTCGCGGGCAGCGCGTACTTCCTCTTCGGCTGGAGACTCATGTTCTTGGTGAGTATCATCCCTTTGGTGATGGTCCTCCCGGTGCTCTACTTCACGCCGGAGTCGGAGATATTCGCCCTCTCTAAGAAGTCCTCTAAGAAGTCGTCCAGTTCTCCCATAAGAGACATATTCAGGCAGCCATCGACCAGGACAGCGTTCCTCCTTCTCACGTTCATGGCCATAGGAATGCTAGGTGCAGACAACTTGCTCATAAACCAGTTGCCCACCTTCCTAAGGGTCGTCAACAAGTTCCCTCCGTCTCTCATAGCCCAGGTGGCCCTCGTGGCCTCGATAGGAGGCGTGCTAGGCTCTTGGGTAGGGGGAGCCGTCTCCCAGGGAACCGGAAGGAAACCAGTCGCGTTAGTAGCCACGGCAATTATGGCTGTAATGAGCTACCTCTTCATAATCATGGGAAGGCAGACGGCGGCCCTAGCACCGATTGTCATGGCCATAGTGTTCCCCATGTACTTCGTGGACTCTAACGCTAAGGCTTCGCTCAGTCTATACCTCAACGAGACCTTCCCCACAGTCATGAGGGGAACGGCTCTAGGGCTCATATGGAACATAGGGTACGGTATAGCATCGGTCTGGCCAGTCCTGATCAGCGCGTTCATCGCGACGTCTGGGGTGAGGGTGTATCCGTTGGTGGAGACGGTGATGGTGGCGTCCCTAAGCGTATTGGGACTTCTATGCGCAATATTCACCAGGGAACCGCGGGGAAACATATACAGGGAAAGACAGACCCTAACCGCTGGCACAGCGTAGCTTAGGAGTAGACTTTTTAACTGTTTTATAACGACTGTTTTTATGATATTGGCTTATCTCTTTATTGATAGTTTTTATCTAATAGACCTCTAACAATCAAATTCACAAGTATTAGCTCGGATTAGTGCGGAGAAGATCAAAGTAAGCGGTCCACATTATAACCTCGCTACCTGTAGCTCGTAACTACGTCAACTAGGGCTGGAGAATTGTGTTTTTTGACGTATTCGAGCGCCTCCTCTATTGAGGATCTCAACTGGCCTGGAGACTCAACTGGTCCAACACCGTGAACCCCCATGGATTTTGCCATCGTTGAGAAGTCCACCACGGGATCTGATATGGAACCCCCCACTCTGAAGGCCCTCTCTGGGTCCCTTCCTCTCTGTTTGGCGATCAAGTAGTTGTGGTCGGCGTCGTTGAAGTACGCCCTATTGTTCATCATTATGATCAACAACTTCACGCTCCTGTTCCTCGCTGTCCATAGTGCACTAGGAGTGAAGAGGAGGTCGCCGTCCGGCTGGAAGTCCAGCACGAGCTTATCCCTAAGTGCGAGGGCAGCACCTATCGAGATTGGTAGTCCGTACCCCAATCCCCCCGCTCTAACCTTCCCCAGGTAACACCTCTCCCTCTCTAAAACCCAAGTCTTTCTCAGCCACCCACCTAGGTCTCCGTTGGCGATTACCCAGTCTTCGTTTTTCAGGACTTCCCACGCCTCCTGGGCCAGTCTAGGTACTGAGACAGGAACGTCGTTGAACCTTCTCTCCAATTCTTCTCTCCACCTCCTCCTCTCCTCATCCCTCAACTTCGCTACCCTATGGGCCCACTCCTCCTTTGGTCTTACGTCCTCCGTGAGTGAGAGTAATCTCCTCACCGCAGCACTTCCCTCCCCCACGATGTAGACGTCCTCTAATGCGATGGACTCCTCGTTGACCCAAGAGCTCAAACTAGGTACCCCGATCCTCACTACCTTAGCCTTAGTGAGTACCTGCGACTTCCTTTCCAGTTTATCCGTCCTGGACAATACGTTGTGGAGGTTACTCACATCTAAGGCTAGGACTAGATCGGCTTCCCTCAATACCTGTTCTACGCCTGTGGCATCAAGAGGATGGGAGTTTGGGAAACTGAAATACTCCCCTGCATCTATCACCCCGGCCCCTATCCTCTCGGCCAGTCTGACCAGATCTGCCACTCCTCCCTGTCTCCTACCAGTGTTTCCAGCTACGATCACGGGCCTCTCCGCCCTCCTTAGCTCATCTCTCACTTCTCGGAGTTTATCGTCATCGATTCCCACATTCATGGGCGGTTTGACCTTTGGCATCTCGACGTTGGTGGCGTCTCTCTCTAAGTAGCCGGCGTCTAAGCAGACGTAGACCGGACCCTGGGGAGGAGTTAGTGAGAGTCTATATCCTTGGATAAGCGAGCGAAGGGCACTCTCCAGCGATGCGGGGAAGTCGTCCCACTTTACGTATCCCCTAACTACCTCGTTCGGGATGGTGGCGGTGTGTAAGTAGTCTATCCAGGCCCTCCTCCTCTCGTAATCCATCGGTCCCTCTGCACCTATTAACAATATCGGAACGTGATCGAAGAAGGCGTTATATATGGCCATAGACCCGTGAAGTAGGCCTACCACGTCATGGAGCAAGACGACCATGGGTTTCCCCGAGGCCTTGGCGTAACCGTGGGCTATACCGACCGCGATCTCCTCGTGTGGCACTGGAACTAGCTCGACATCTCCATAGTTAACTAACGACTCCCAAAGAGCCCTAAACGTCGAGCCTATGTTCGCGGAAACGTATTCTATCCCCATTCCCTTTAATGCGTCAACAAGGAGGTCTGAGGAGTACTTAGAGTTATTAACCATGGATCGACCTCATGTGTGCAATTAGTTAAGTCTTTCGTCAGTATCCCCAGGAATCGTCCTCAGATATCGGAGAGACTCTTCAAAAGAGTTAAGCTATAGATTAAGCGATCCCACGAGGTGCCATAAGGCGCTAAGTTAATGGTGCTCTTAATAGAGACTAGCAAAGTCCTAACCTGTGGCTAAAACTGCAATTAGGTTTCTGGCTGTAACTTGCGCGTAAATTTAGAAGCCTCTTCCTCTATGAGTCACCTTGTACCGGAGGCGGACTTCGGATAGGCAGAAGTGGTAATTTAGTAGCTAGTGAACGTTACCTTGAAATTTTTATTCCTTGGAAAGTCTGTTCGATAAACAAGAAGCTCGCCTATAACGACCAATGCTTTTTCAAATCCACATCTCGAGACATTTTATCGCAACGAACTCTGTTAAAGCGTTCCCCAGAACCCCTTTTCATAGAAAACTATATTAGAGAAAAGATATAATTTTTAATTGGTTAGATATGGCAGGAGGGAGGGAGAAGACTGGCCCAGTCTCAAGAAAGGTAGTTCTTCCAGTTGCTGTAGCGGCCTCCTTAGGGTCCCTCGTAGACTACTACGACTTCTTTCTGGCTGGATTTGTAGCTGGGGCGATATGGCCTACTCTGTTCTTTCCCTCCAAAGTGGCCGCCGTGGCCGTTGCGTCTTCCATAGCCGCCTATGGGGTGTCGTATTTGACTAGACCGATCGGGGCGTTCCTGTTCGGTAACTATGGGGACAGGAGCGGTAGGAAATCCACGCTCATTTGGACCCTCCTGACTGCTGGAGTTGCAATGGTGGGGATTGCCTTAGTTCCCCCTTACGCATCCATAGGACTCTTGGCACCAACGTTAGTGGTGTTATTCAGGTTGCTGTTCGGCCTGGGGATCGGGGGGGAGTGGGGAGGGGCCTCTTCTTGGGTAATAGAACACGCGTACGACTCGAAATGGAGGGCGTTCTGGGCGAGCTGGGTACAGGGAGGAGCACCTGCTGGGAGGTTAGTTGCCGGACTGGCCTTCGCTTACACGTCAACGCTTCTCCCCCGGCCAGAGCTTGAGTCCATTGGATGGAGAGTCCTGTTCGTTGTAGGAGCAATAGTTCTTGTGGTGGCGATTGTGATGAGGTACCTCCTGTCCGAGAGTCCACTCTTTAATGAACTAAGGAAGGAGAGGGGAGTAGAAAGGTTCCCGGCCTCTAAGGTACTTAAGGACAGTTGGGGAAAGGTCCTCAAACTGGCCCTTGCCGTAAACTATAACGTCAGTATAAGTACCATAGCTGTACTTCCATTCACGATCACCCTTGTAGAAGCTCTAGGCAGACAGCACCACCTCACGACCCTAGAGCTCTACAGACTTTCCACTTTTACGAGTCTAGCCATAAGCTTAGGTGCTCTTTCAGATTTGATATTCCAGGCCGTGGGGGGCGTAGTCAGCAGTGTGATAGGAAGGAAAAGTACTCTCCTCGTTTCCATAGCGCTGAGCGTTGTAGCGATCTACCCATATTTCCTCATGGTGATCACCCTGAATCCTGCCCTTATTTTGGTGGCGTCCGTATTGTTGCAGAGTGCCTTCGGGTTGGGGTACGGAGGAGTCCCTGCCTTCCTCACCGAGTCCTTTCAAACAAAGTACAGGTACTCCGGTTCAGGACTGAGTTACCAGCTGGGATCGCTCATAAGTGGAGTGGCTGGGGGATTCGTTGTACCTGCAATAGTACTCCTCAGTCCCACAGTTACCACTAGGTGGGTATACGTCGGAGCCTTAGCTATGATCTTAACGGTGTTCTCGCTTGTGGCCGTGCTTATGACAACTGAGACTAAGGATGTAAAACTTTAGGTGATGGTTCTACGCTTATCGTACTGTCTCAAAGAGGAACTCAACTCTCACCACTGAAACAAAACGGCCATCGAGCTGTCCATTGTAAGACGCATAAAGTCCGTAGTGAGAATTATAAAATAAAAATCTCTTAAATCTTTTTTATTAAAAATACTAGTTTGGCGAGCGCTATCAATGACAAGAAGTCCATAACGTAAAGGTGGGAGTTCCCGACTACGGTTATAGTATGAATTTGGGAGTTCCGCAAGCAGTAGAAACGTTTGCCAGAACAGAGAAGGCCCCTGGGACGTCATTCACTGCACTTGACAGGTCGTGGAGTCAACTTCGAACATGCGCAGCAATCGGATGGCCCGATTGTCAGTGTGCACTTAACGCCCTAGTTCTGGGCTATTCACCGACGGGGAGACACGATAGGCCACCTTGAACTCAGGAGCGTGTTGAAAACGGCGAGGTGGCCTCAACGTCACAAAGTAAACGGGCTTATCAAGAAGGACGATCGGACGCACCGCTTAATCGTAGACGCGATACGTCTTATCAATCGACATCGGTCCTCCACGTCAGAGGGGAAGCTCTAGGAAATGGCGTGCGTGGCCCAGATGGCTTCCTCTTTAGGGACCCCACCTCTCTCGCTGGTCTCTGCTTGTTCCCCGCTCGCGGCTTAGGGAGTGGGGAGCTCAAGTCACCACGGAAGTGACTCGGAGCTTAAAAGTGCCTACTCCTTAAAACTTGTAAAGTTGTAGCGAAGAACAGTAACGAAATCCCTCCCAGGTGTGACAGGACCTAACGCAAATTCGGGAGGCGAAGACGCCATCTATACATCGATAGTGCCCTCTGAGCGAAGAGCAATTTAATTGTTCTTCACCTTCGTTGGTAACTCTGACGACTCCTTTCCCTTAGCTCCGTCGAGGAACTCAACCGAACTGAAGGAAGGACAACCCTAAATACTTTCCTGAAGGGAACTCTAGCAGAACGGGGAGGAAGTCTGTTCATAATGGAGCAAGAAAAGGATGTTAGATCACCAATTGACCGTCTGGGTTTATTCGTTTGACACGAGTTTCATGGAATTCGCTTCGATAACCCTTTTAAACAAAAGAATAAATAAAGTTATCATGGATCAGGCGAAGGAGAGAGAAGGTTTATTTCCATCATCGGCGGCAGACCTATTGATTTACTCTCTTCTGGACTATGGAATCGAGCACGTATTGATGAATACTGGCACGGACTACCCCTCCATAATAGAAGCGATAGCCAAGGTGGAACACACTAACCCCGGAAAGTTGAAGGCCCTAGTTGTACCCCACGAGATGACTGCTGTTTCCATGGCTTATGGTTACTATCTCTCGTCCTCACGAGTCTCTCCGGTTATGGTCCATACGATCCCCGGTACCGCTAACTCGATATGTGGACTCCTCAATGCGCAGTCCATGAGGATCCCAATTCTACTCATAGCTGGAAGGACACCGGTGACCGAGAGCGGCCTGAGAGGAAGCAGGGATCAACAGATACATTGGTACCAGGAACTCAGAGACCAAGGGGAACTGGTAAGACAATTCACGAAGTGGGACTTCGAGTGCCGTCTACCGAGCCAAGTTCCACACGTGTTGGAGAGAGCGTTTGAGTTAGCACTCAGTGATCCTAAGGGACCAGTTTACATTACCTTCCCTAGGGAAGTCCTAATGCAGGAGGTGCCGTCGCGAGAGGTGAGATCCGTGAGGCCGGTTCCCGCGGCCCCCACCATCCCGCCCATTTCAGAACTCGAGAAACTAGTGGACCAGCTGATAGGAGCGGAGAACCCCCTTATAGTCACCAGCTATCTGGGAAGGGACGCAGGAGCAGTTGGTGAGCTGGTCAAATTTGCCGAGGCATTGTCCATTCCAGTAGTGCAGGACTTCTACTTCCTCAATTTCCCCACTAATAATCCCCTCTACGTCGGATCCTTGGAGTCCCAGTATGGGAAGGAGTATATGAGGAGATCTGACGTAATTCTCTTACTGGATACCGACGTGCCGTACATTCCGAGTGAGGTGAAAGTCAGGGAAGACGCAAAGGTTCTCCAACTGGACGTAGATCCTCTCAAGGAATCCATACCTATGTGGGGATTCAAGGTCGACGTTGCCCTCAGGGGCAACTGCTCGGTAGCTCTACCACCGCTCCACAGTTTAGCGCTGAGACGCATCGATGAAGGACGCGTCAGTAAGGATGTGTTAAGGGATAGATACGCTAGGGCCAAGGAGGCCCACGTAAGGATGAAGGAGAAGTTCAAGGAAGAGGCCTTAAGTCACCGCAGCGACAGGCCGATAGACCCCAGGTGGCTCTCCTACTCTTTCGGAAAGGTGAAGGACGATTCCACGATAGTCTTCGGCGAAGCCGTCACCTCCCCAGTTGTCGAATACATGGAGTTCTCCAAGCCAGGTACAGTATTCAACAAGACCGGCTTCGGCTGCTTGGGTTGGGCAATGGGTGCTGCCTTGGGTGCTAAACTCGCCTCTCCAGATAAGACGGTAGTGGCTCTAGTGGGGGACGGTACTTACATTTACTCGGCTCCAACAGCATGTCACTTCGTTTCTAGGAAATATAGCTTACCCTTCCTTACCATAGTTTACAACAACCAGTCGTGGTACGCCTCCAAGAGGCCGGTTCAGAAGTTCTACCCTGAGGGCTACGCCGTGAGGACTTCTAACTTCCCTGGGGTGGATTTATCTCCCCCTCCGAAGTTCGAGCTCACAGCAATGGCTAGCGACGCCTTCGCGGAGGCCGTCGAGGATCCTGAGCTCTTACCAGAGGCTCTGGAGAAGGCGTTCGGAATCGTGAAGAGAGGCGAGAATCAGGCTCTGCTTAACGTCATACTCAAGAAGCCGTAACGGTTTAGAGTCCACGACTGCACTCACATTCGATTCACTCACCCTTCCGATCCTCACGGCTAATTTTACTCTGATGAGTTCCTAGCATTCCAAACTTAGAAGTACTCAGATCTACGAAGTTGGGGGCTCCAGCTCAACCCTACGTTAACTTAGCTAACGACACCGCACAATTTGATTGGTGCGTAAAAGACTGACTTGAGCTCCCACTATTGACGCTAGACGTCCTGTTACTGACCGTCGTCTTTAAAGGGATCCGCCGTAACCAATTTACATGGCGTTGAGCTTCGACCTAAGAACTTGGGTAGATAACGTAAGGGAGAGAGGACTCCTCCGCGAAGTAAGGGGGGCTGACTGGAACCTGGAGGTAGGCTGCCTAACTGACATGAACGCGAAGGCCAAGAGGTACACGCTCCTGTTCGACGAGATAAGGGGGTATCCTCCTGGTTACAGGATACTTACAGGAGCTCTCCTGGATGCCTCCAGGGTGGGCCTTTCCCTAGGCTTTAAGCAGGTGGGGAGGGACATGGAACTCGTCAAGGTTCTCAAGGAGAGAATCGAGTTCGCCTCTAGACACGCTGATCAATACTCCCCACTGGTAAAGGAAAGCGGCCCCCTGTTCGAGAACGTGAGAAGGGGGGAGGACGTCGACGTGCTGTCGTTCCCAGTTCCCAAGTGGTTCGACCTAGACGGTGGGAGGTACATAGGTACAGCGGACGCGGTCATAACTAGGGACCCCGACACGGATTGGGTGAACGTAGGCACTTACAGGGTGATGGTGCACGACGAGCGTACCCTCGGCATCCTCATAGAGGGGCCAAGACATGGCAGGCTCCACCTCCAGAAATGGTTCGAAAGGGGGAAGGAATGCCCTATAGCCATATCCTTCGGCCACCATCCCTCCCTTTCAATCTTCGCCGGCATCGAGGTGCCTCAGGGAGTGTCGGAGTACAACTTCTTGGGGGCGGTGGTGGGAGAGAGGTTCCCTGTGGTTGAGGGACCCATAACTGGACTGCCTCTTCCCGCTACGGGTGAGATAGTAGTGGAAGGCCACGTAGTCAACGAGTTGAGGCGGGAGGGACCTTTCGGGGAGTACATGGGTTACTACTCTGGGGGCGCGACAATGAGCCCCATAATAAGGGTCGAGGCGGTCTACTTCAGGGATCAACCCATTATGCTTGGGACCACTGCGGGCAGGCCCCCTTACGACTACTCCTACTTCAGGTGCCCGGTCAGGGCGGCCCTTGTGTGGGATGCGCTGGAGAAGGCCGGGATACCCAACGTCAGGGGAGTCTGGTGTCACGAGGCAGGCTACTCTAGGGCCTTCACTGTCGTCTCCTTGAAGCAATCCTACGGAGGTCATGCAAGGCAGGCAGGGTACGTGGCCGCACAGGCGAGGCCGGGGGCGCTGGGAGGCAGGTACGTGGTGGTGGTTGACGACGACATAGACCCAAGCAAC
Protein-coding regions in this window:
- a CDS encoding thiamine pyrophosphate-binding protein codes for the protein MVNNSKYSSDLLVDALKGMGIEYVSANIGSTFRALWESLVNYGDVELVPVPHEEIAVGIAHGYAKASGKPMVVLLHDVVGLLHGSMAIYNAFFDHVPILLIGAEGPMDYERRRAWIDYLHTATIPNEVVRGYVKWDDFPASLESALRSLIQGYRLSLTPPQGPVYVCLDAGYLERDATNVEMPKVKPPMNVGIDDDKLREVRDELRRAERPVIVAGNTGRRQGGVADLVRLAERIGAGVIDAGEYFSFPNSHPLDATGVEQVLREADLVLALDVSNLHNVLSRTDKLERKSQVLTKAKVVRIGVPSLSSWVNEESIALEDVYIVGEGSAAVRRLLSLTEDVRPKEEWAHRVAKLRDEERRRWREELERRFNDVPVSVPRLAQEAWEVLKNEDWVIANGDLGGWLRKTWVLERERCYLGKVRAGGLGYGLPISIGAALALRDKLVLDFQPDGDLLFTPSALWTARNRSVKLLIIMMNNRAYFNDADHNYLIAKQRGRDPERAFRVGGSISDPVVDFSTMAKSMGVHGVGPVESPGQLRSSIEEALEYVKKHNSPALVDVVTSYR
- a CDS encoding MFS transporter, with the translated sequence MAGGREKTGPVSRKVVLPVAVAASLGSLVDYYDFFLAGFVAGAIWPTLFFPSKVAAVAVASSIAAYGVSYLTRPIGAFLFGNYGDRSGRKSTLIWTLLTAGVAMVGIALVPPYASIGLLAPTLVVLFRLLFGLGIGGEWGGASSWVIEHAYDSKWRAFWASWVQGGAPAGRLVAGLAFAYTSTLLPRPELESIGWRVLFVVGAIVLVVAIVMRYLLSESPLFNELRKERGVERFPASKVLKDSWGKVLKLALAVNYNVSISTIAVLPFTITLVEALGRQHHLTTLELYRLSTFTSLAISLGALSDLIFQAVGGVVSSVIGRKSTLLVSIALSVVAIYPYFLMVITLNPALILVASVLLQSAFGLGYGGVPAFLTESFQTKYRYSGSGLSYQLGSLISGVAGGFVVPAIVLLSPTVTTRWVYVGALAMILTVFSLVAVLMTTETKDVKL
- a CDS encoding UbiD family decarboxylase — its product is MALSFDLRTWVDNVRERGLLREVRGADWNLEVGCLTDMNAKAKRYTLLFDEIRGYPPGYRILTGALLDASRVGLSLGFKQVGRDMELVKVLKERIEFASRHADQYSPLVKESGPLFENVRRGEDVDVLSFPVPKWFDLDGGRYIGTADAVITRDPDTDWVNVGTYRVMVHDERTLGILIEGPRHGRLHLQKWFERGKECPIAISFGHHPSLSIFAGIEVPQGVSEYNFLGAVVGERFPVVEGPITGLPLPATGEIVVEGHVVNELRREGPFGEYMGYYSGGATMSPIIRVEAVYFRDQPIMLGTTAGRPPYDYSYFRCPVRAALVWDALEKAGIPNVRGVWCHEAGYSRAFTVVSLKQSYGGHARQAGYVAAQARPGALGGRYVVVVDDDIDPSNLNEVIWAMCSRSDPATTLDIIRDTVGTHIDPMVQHEEGKDIREYTSSRAIVVAVRPYGRMLRGDFPPVVEPKEETKREVMRKWGDVLGA
- a CDS encoding thiamine pyrophosphate-requiring protein — translated: MDQAKEREGLFPSSAADLLIYSLLDYGIEHVLMNTGTDYPSIIEAIAKVEHTNPGKLKALVVPHEMTAVSMAYGYYLSSSRVSPVMVHTIPGTANSICGLLNAQSMRIPILLIAGRTPVTESGLRGSRDQQIHWYQELRDQGELVRQFTKWDFECRLPSQVPHVLERAFELALSDPKGPVYITFPREVLMQEVPSREVRSVRPVPAAPTIPPISELEKLVDQLIGAENPLIVTSYLGRDAGAVGELVKFAEALSIPVVQDFYFLNFPTNNPLYVGSLESQYGKEYMRRSDVILLLDTDVPYIPSEVKVREDAKVLQLDVDPLKESIPMWGFKVDVALRGNCSVALPPLHSLALRRIDEGRVSKDVLRDRYARAKEAHVRMKEKFKEEALSHRSDRPIDPRWLSYSFGKVKDDSTIVFGEAVTSPVVEYMEFSKPGTVFNKTGFGCLGWAMGAALGAKLASPDKTVVALVGDGTYIYSAPTACHFVSRKYSLPFLTIVYNNQSWYASKRPVQKFYPEGYAVRTSNFPGVDLSPPPKFELTAMASDAFAEAVEDPELLPEALEKAFGIVKRGENQALLNVILKKP
- a CDS encoding MFS transporter; this translates as MLYISFLTYTFDILFFIAPSFVIPYLSREIYPSVNVGISLLVTWGGFAAGALFRPVGAAIIGPRVDTIGRKRTLYIALTGAAIATALLAATPTYKQVGVLAPVVYTVLVMISGFFIGAVVSVGLVYGPENFPERLRGFLTGVSESGGSLAHTIGSLWLLLTAVLVAGSAYFLFGWRLMFLVSIIPLVMVLPVLYFTPESEIFALSKKSSKKSSSSPIRDIFRQPSTRTAFLLLTFMAIGMLGADNLLINQLPTFLRVVNKFPPSLIAQVALVASIGGVLGSWVGGAVSQGTGRKPVALVATAIMAVMSYLFIIMGRQTAALAPIVMAIVFPMYFVDSNAKASLSLYLNETFPTVMRGTALGLIWNIGYGIASVWPVLISAFIATSGVRVYPLVETVMVASLSVLGLLCAIFTREPRGNIYRERQTLTAGTA